DNA sequence from the Staphylococcus epidermidis genome:
ATTTTTGTGTAACTCTTGAATCATGCGTTCTATCTTATTACCGTATTCGATAGATTCATCATATTCGAATGTTAACTCAGGTATAATTCTTAGGCGCATTCGAGAACCAAGTTCAGATTTTATAAACCCAGTTGCTTTATGCAAAGCTTTAAACGTATTATCAACTTCTTTATCATTCCCTAACACTGTTAAATATACCTTTGCTTGTGAAAGGTCATTGGTTAGTTCAACATCAGTAATTGTTAAAAAACCAACTCTAGGGTCTTTAACTTTATTATTAACAATGTCCATGATTTCCTGTTTCATTTGTTCTCCTACACGTTCTGCTCTTATATTATTCATCATCTCACCTCTCTTTATTTTTACTTTACTCACAAATAAATGTGAAATATCAGATTTAATGATTAACTATTGATGTTCATTTTATTAAATTATCAACAACGAATCAATAAAATAATACTAAATGAGAGACCATAACTAAAGTATTGATAGCATAACATTAAGCTTTTCCAAATCAAAAATTTATATCTTCAATTTGATTGTTGGTTAAGCAAAGTATGTCATACTCTACTTTAAGATATTAGGTTTATGAAATATCTTAAAGTACTTAACTTAGCATATAGCCTCTCAATAAGTTTCAAAAATTATCTTTGAATTTCTACCATTTCAAACGCTTCAATAATGTCTCCTTCTTTGAGATCATTATATTTTTCAATTGTAATACCACATTCATAGCCTTGAGCTACTTCTTTAGCATCATCTTTGAAACGTTTTAATGTGTCAAGTTCACCTTCAAATAACACGATACCATCTCTAATTACGCGTACACCAGCGTTACGAGTGATTTTACCTTCAGTCACATAACTACCAGCAATTGTACCAACTTTAGAAACTTTAAATGTTTGACGCACTTCAGCTTGTCCAATGACTTGCTCTTCAAATTCTGGGTCAAGTAAACCTTTCATAGCTGATTCTATCTCTTCAATAACATTATAGATAACTCTGTGTAATCGCATATCTACATTTTCAGCTTCAGCCGCACGTTTCGCACCTGCATCTGGGCGTACATTAAAACCAATAATAATACCATTTGATGCATTTGCTAATGTAACATCTGATTCATTGATAGCACCAACAGCTGTATGAATAATTCGTACATTCACACCTTCAACATCTATTTTCATTAGAGATGCGGCCAATGCTTCAACTGAACCTTGTACATCACCTTTAATGATGACATTTAAATCTTTCATTTCACCTTGTTTCATTTGCTCAAATAAATTGTCTAATGAAACATTTTTACTTTCTTGACGTTGCTGTATGACACTTGCCTCATGACGTGCTTCACCAATTCGACGTGCTTGTTTTTCATCACCAAATACAACAAAACGATCACCTGCAAGTGGAACATCGTTAATACCAGTAATTTCTACAGGTGTTGAAGGACCGGCAGATTTAATTCTTTTTCCTAAATCATTAACCATTGCACGTATACGTCCATAAGTATTACCTACAACAATTGCATCTCCAACGTTTAAAGTACCATTTTGAACAAGTAAAGATGCAGCTGGACCTCGTGATTTATCTAATTCAGCCTCAATCACAGTACCTACAGCTTGTTTATTAGGATTAGCTTTAAGTTCTTGTACCTCCGCTACTAAACCGATCATTTCTAATAAATCATCAATACCGTCTCCACTCAATGCAGATAGTGGTACAAAGATTGTGTCACCGCCCCAGTCTTCTGGAATTAATCCATACTCAGTGAGTTCTTGCATAACACGATCAGGGTTAGCAGTTGGTTTATCAATTTTGTTTACTGCAACAATCGTAGGTACTTCTGCTTCTTTAGCG
Encoded proteins:
- the rbfA gene encoding 30S ribosome-binding factor RbfA, whose translation is MNNIRAERVGEQMKQEIMDIVNNKVKDPRVGFLTITDVELTNDLSQAKVYLTVLGNDKEVDNTFKALHKATGFIKSELGSRMRLRIIPELTFEYDESIEYGNKIERMIQELHKNDK
- the infB gene encoding translation initiation factor IF-2, whose protein sequence is MSKKRIYEYAKELNLKSKEIIDELKSMNVEVSNHMQALEEEQIKALDKKFKASQAKDTNKQNTQNNHQKSNNKQNSNDKEKQQSKNNSKPTKKKEQNNKGKQQNKNNKTNKNQKNNKNKKNNKNNKPQNEVAETKEMPSKITYQEGITVGELAEKLNVESAGIIKKLFLLGIMANINQSLDEETLELIADDYGVEIEKEVVVDEEDLSIYFDDETDDSDAIERPAVVTIMGHVDHGKTTLLDSIRNTKVTEGEAGGITQHIGAYQIENSGKKITFLDTPGHAAFTTMRARGAQVTDITILVVAADDGVMPQTIEAINHAKEAEVPTIVAVNKIDKPTANPDRVMQELTEYGLIPEDWGGDTIFVPLSALSGDGIDDLLEMIGLVAEVQELKANPNKQAVGTVIEAELDKSRGPAASLLVQNGTLNVGDAIVVGNTYGRIRAMVNDLGKRIKSAGPSTPVEITGINDVPLAGDRFVVFGDEKQARRIGEARHEASVIQQRQESKNVSLDNLFEQMKQGEMKDLNVIIKGDVQGSVEALAASLMKIDVEGVNVRIIHTAVGAINESDVTLANASNGIIIGFNVRPDAGAKRAAEAENVDMRLHRVIYNVIEEIESAMKGLLDPEFEEQVIGQAEVRQTFKVSKVGTIAGSYVTEGKITRNAGVRVIRDGIVLFEGELDTLKRFKDDAKEVAQGYECGITIEKYNDLKEGDIIEAFEMVEIQR